TAATCATGCAGGCGTTGCCGACGACTTCAGCTATATCTCGACTGCTGGCGGTGCATTCCTTGAATGGATGGAAGGCAAGCCTCTTCCCGGCGTTGATGTGCTGAAGAAATAAGAAAACAAAAAGCCCGGAGTTTCCTCCGGGCTTTTTCTTTATGACTTAGGCGTCAGTTTCAACAACCGGCCCGGATTATCGTCTTCGATCACCCAGATCGCACCATCAGGCGCAACCGCCACATCGCGGATGCGATTTTCCATCGCAAAGCGCTCTGCTTCATTCGGCTGACCATCACTATTGATCGTGACGCGGATCAATGCCTGCGATGAAAGCCCAGCAATCAGCGCAGAACCATTCCAATCCGAGAACTGCTTGCCCTTATAGAAAGCCAGTCCGCCCGGTGAAATCACCGGCGTCCAGAACAGCATCGGAGCCTCAAAATCCGGTCGTGTGCTGTGCCGTGGAATAGGTCTGCCGCTATAATTGTCGCCATTGGAAACAACCGGCCAGCCATAGTTCAAACCCGGCTTGATGAGATTGAACTCATCGCCACCGCGCGGTCCCATCTCATGCTCCCAGAGCTTGCCATCAGGCGCGAAAGCAAGCCCATAGGGATTGCGATGCCCCATGCTCCATGTCAGCGCTTTAACGCCCTCTTCTGATGCATGTGGATTGTCTTTTGGAACAGAACCATCAAGATTCATGCGCAAAATCTTACCCATTGGTGCATTTTCATCCTGCGCAGTAGCAGGGATCATCCGATCACCGACCGACAGAAACAGATGCTTTTTATCGGGCGAAAACGCGATCTTGCCACCGGGTTGTCCGCCCTTTGCAACCGCCGACTGTTTCCAGATTGCCTCAAGGTTCTTAAACTCGGCCTTGCCTTTGCCTTCAGACAAATTGGCACGCACCAGCACAAGACTGCCGCCACCATTTTCCGGCATGACATAGGTGAAGTAAATTGCCTTGCTCTTGGCAAAATCAGGCGCAGGCAGGATGTCCAGAAGACCGTTCTGATCACTGGCCAAAACTTCCGGCACGCCAGTAACTTCAGTCTTATCACCCTTCTCGGTTACGACAAAAATCTTGCCGCCCTTTTCAGTGAGGATCAGTTTTCCGCCCGGCAGAAATGCAATCGCCCATGGTGTGTCGAATTCTGCCACGGCTGCAACATTAAAAGGTAACTCTGCGGTCGCCTCCCTGCTTCCTGCATTGATGCTCTCTGCAAAAACGGTGTGAACCGGAAGCGCGATCATCGAGGCAGCCAGCATGAATGGCAGGCTTAACAGGGCACGTCGCATCTCTCCTCCTATAACTGATAGTATTTAAATGGGATTTTTCACCGCCATTTCAAAACCCAATTATGGCTAAAATGACTGTTAAGCTGTGAAAATATCAATAAAAACTCACGCTAATCGATAATTTTAGTTTTCAGCGAAATGAAATCCGACGACCACCGCCATAGCGAAAATTGCAAACACGGCGATCTTCCAGAAATCACCGCGTTTTTTCAGTCCCGGCCAGCCCAGCGGCTTGATAATATGCAGAGCCATGAGGGCTACAAGCAGCACCGGCAGAATTTTGGTCACGAAGCACCTCTCATACCTCCTTGTGACGTAGCAACGGGCCTGCTGCAAGTCTGATCACTGCTTTCCCGACTGTGATATTTTTATTCATCTTTAGTTTGATGGACGAAACTTCGCTCATCAGCTTACACTCACCCCCGGAAGAGATGAAAAGCGCGTGGAGGAGACAAGGCCAACAAGCCAAATCTTGCACTTTCATCCAACATATTATCGCAACGCTTTTATAGGCTATCGGCCCGTCAACGCGTGCGTCTGGGAGGAACAGCATGACATCGAAATATGCGCAGACCTATGCTGCATGGCAGAACGACCCGGAGGAGTTCTGGGCGAACGCGGCCAAGGCCATTGACTGGTTTAAGCCATGGAATCAGGTTTTTGCGAACGATGAAGGCGTCTATGGGCGCTGGTTTAAAGGCGCCGAATGCAACACCTGCTATAATGCGCTCGACCGTCATGTCGCAAATGGGCGTGGCGATCAGGTGGCACTCATCTATGAAAGCCCGATTACTGGTTCCGTACGCAAGTTCACCTATCGCGAATTGCTGGAAGAGGTAGAAGCGCTTTCCGCCGTCATGCTCGACAATAACGTGAGCAAAGGCGACCGTGTGCTTATCTATATGCCAATGGTACCGGAAGCAGCGATCGCAATGCTGGCCTCAGCGCGTATTGGCGCCGTGCATTCCGTCGTGTTTGGTGGCTTTGCTGCCAACGAGCTTGCGACCCGTATTGACGACGCAAAGCCAGTGATGATTATCGCAGGCTCCTGCGGGATTGAGCCAACCCGTATCGTGCCGTATCAGGCCATGCTCGACAAAGCGATTGCCACTGCCCGTCATAAGGTCGAACATTGCATTATCCTTCAGCGCGACCAGCATCCGTATAATCTCGTTGAAGGACGCGACATTGATTACCGCACATCCGTCGATGCTGCACGCGGTCGTCACGTTCCCTGTACGCCGCTTGATGCTATTGATCCGCTTTATGTGCTTTATACATCCGGCACCACAGGTGAGCCCAAAGGTGTCGTGCGCGACAATGGCGGACATATGGTGGCGCTTGCATGGTCGCTGAAGCATGTCTTTGGCGTTGAACCGGGACAAGTCTTCTGGGCCGCGTCTGATGTGGGCTGGGTCGTCGGCCATTCCTATATTGTGTATGCGCCACTGATTGCCGGTGCCACCAGCATCCTTTTTGAAGGTAAGCCAGTCGGCACGCCCGATGCAGGCACCTATTGGCGCATCATCTCTGAACATAATGTGGAAGTGATGTTCACCGCACCAACGGCTTTGCGCGCCATCAAAAAAGACGATGCTGACGGCAATTTCGTGCGCAAATATGATCTTTCCAAATTACGTGCGCTCTATCTGGCAGGCGAACGTGCCGATCCAGACACGATCCACTGGGCAGAAAATCTGCTCGGCTGTCCGGTAATCGACCATTGGTGGCAAACAGAAAGCGGCTGGCCGATGGTCGCCAACCCGCTCGGCCTTGGGCTACTTGAAACCAAATATGGTTCACCAGCAGTTTGTCTACCCGGCTATGATATTCAGGTGCTCGACGACGCAGGCCACGAAGTCGAACGCGGACAGCTTGGAAATATCCTGATTAAGTTGCCCTTGCCACCGGGGTGCCTGCCGACCTTGTGGAATGCCGATGAACGCTTTCGCAAAGCCTATCTCAACGAATTTCCCGGCTATTATAAAACCGCCGATGCGGGCTATATGGATGATGATGGCTATCTCTACATCATGAGCCGCACCGATGACATCATCAATGTCGCGGGCCACCGTCTCTCTACGGGCGCCATGGAGGAAGTGCTTTCCAGCCATCCGGATGTTGCAGAATGCGCGGTGCTTGGCATCTCCGATTCTGTCAAAGGTCAGGTGCCTTGCGGCTTTCTGGTGCTGAAATCCAATATCGACCGCGATAGCCATGAAGTCGAAAAAGAGTGCGTCAGCATGATTCGCGATGCCATCGGGCCGGTCGCAGCTTTCCGACTGGCTCTCACGGTGAAACGTTTGCCAAAGACCCGATCCGGCAAAATTTTACGCTCAACAATTCAGAAAATCGCGGATGGTGTGGAATGGAAAATGCCTGCAACCATTGATGACCCGGCGATTCTCGACGAGATCAGCACGGTTCTGCGCGAACGTCACATCGGGCTGGCTTTTGTTTAATTTATTGATCATGCATTGACCGGCGAAAGTCGCCGGTCCACTCTCCGGCAAAATTCGGAGAATAATATATGCAGTTAGAAGGCAAGGTCGCGATCATCACAGGAGCTGCGCGCGGCATCGGCTATGCCATTGCCAAACGCTTTCTGATGGATGGTGCCAGCGTTGTTCTATCAGATATTGACGGATCAGAAGCTGCAAAGGCCGTCAGAGATCTGGAGCAATATGGCAAGGTCCTGTCGATTGCCTGCGATGTGGGTGACAAGCTCGACATTCACAATCTGCTGACCTATGCGACAACCAATCTTGGCGAGATCGATATTCTGGTCAACAATGCCGGTATCGTGCATCAGGCCGATTTTCTTGATCTGAAGGAAGACGATTTCGACCGGGTGGTGCGCGTTAATCTCAAGGGTGCATTTCTCTGTGGGCAGTCTGTTGCAAAACGCATGGTCGCACGCGTGGAAGCCGGTGGCGATGCTGGCAAAATCATCAACATGTCGTCCATCAATGCCATTTACGGCCTACCAGAACAGCTCGCTTATTCTGTCTCCAAAGGCGGCATCAACCAGCTGACACGCACAATGGCAGTGGCACTTGCCAAATGGGGTATCCGCGTTAATGCGATTGGCCCCGGTTCGATTGAAACCGATATGCTTGCTGCGGTGAATAAAGACAAGGAAGCACGCAAAAAGATAATCGACCGCACGCCATTGGGCCGAATCGGTCAAGCCGCTGAAATCGCAGCAATTGCTTCATTCCTGGCATCCAATGAGTCGAGTTTCATCACC
This genomic stretch from Brucella pseudogrignonensis harbors:
- a CDS encoding propionyl-CoA synthetase, translated to MTSKYAQTYAAWQNDPEEFWANAAKAIDWFKPWNQVFANDEGVYGRWFKGAECNTCYNALDRHVANGRGDQVALIYESPITGSVRKFTYRELLEEVEALSAVMLDNNVSKGDRVLIYMPMVPEAAIAMLASARIGAVHSVVFGGFAANELATRIDDAKPVMIIAGSCGIEPTRIVPYQAMLDKAIATARHKVEHCIILQRDQHPYNLVEGRDIDYRTSVDAARGRHVPCTPLDAIDPLYVLYTSGTTGEPKGVVRDNGGHMVALAWSLKHVFGVEPGQVFWAASDVGWVVGHSYIVYAPLIAGATSILFEGKPVGTPDAGTYWRIISEHNVEVMFTAPTALRAIKKDDADGNFVRKYDLSKLRALYLAGERADPDTIHWAENLLGCPVIDHWWQTESGWPMVANPLGLGLLETKYGSPAVCLPGYDIQVLDDAGHEVERGQLGNILIKLPLPPGCLPTLWNADERFRKAYLNEFPGYYKTADAGYMDDDGYLYIMSRTDDIINVAGHRLSTGAMEEVLSSHPDVAECAVLGISDSVKGQVPCGFLVLKSNIDRDSHEVEKECVSMIRDAIGPVAAFRLALTVKRLPKTRSGKILRSTIQKIADGVEWKMPATIDDPAILDEISTVLRERHIGLAFV
- a CDS encoding SDR family oxidoreductase, translated to MQLEGKVAIITGAARGIGYAIAKRFLMDGASVVLSDIDGSEAAKAVRDLEQYGKVLSIACDVGDKLDIHNLLTYATTNLGEIDILVNNAGIVHQADFLDLKEDDFDRVVRVNLKGAFLCGQSVAKRMVARVEAGGDAGKIINMSSINAIYGLPEQLAYSVSKGGINQLTRTMAVALAKWGIRVNAIGPGSIETDMLAAVNKDKEARKKIIDRTPLGRIGQAAEIAAIASFLASNESSFITGQTIYADGGRLPLSYTAEPRFKP
- a CDS encoding PQQ-dependent sugar dehydrogenase, whose amino-acid sequence is MRRALLSLPFMLAASMIALPVHTVFAESINAGSREATAELPFNVAAVAEFDTPWAIAFLPGGKLILTEKGGKIFVVTEKGDKTEVTGVPEVLASDQNGLLDILPAPDFAKSKAIYFTYVMPENGGGSLVLVRANLSEGKGKAEFKNLEAIWKQSAVAKGGQPGGKIAFSPDKKHLFLSVGDRMIPATAQDENAPMGKILRMNLDGSVPKDNPHASEEGVKALTWSMGHRNPYGLAFAPDGKLWEHEMGPRGGDEFNLIKPGLNYGWPVVSNGDNYSGRPIPRHSTRPDFEAPMLFWTPVISPGGLAFYKGKQFSDWNGSALIAGLSSQALIRVTINSDGQPNEAERFAMENRIRDVAVAPDGAIWVIEDDNPGRLLKLTPKS